A stretch of Candidatus Cloacimonadota bacterium DNA encodes these proteins:
- the pruA gene encoding L-glutamate gamma-semialdehyde dehydrogenase encodes MFFNVPVPRNEPVLPYAPGSPERELLQKKLKEMHGQQVEIPAIIGGKEIFTGNTGTNVCPHDHQHVLCTFHKVGKPEIAQAIDAAMKARRMWEEMPFYDRAAIFLKAAELLATKYRPVINAVTMLGQSKSAHQAEIDSACELIDFWRFNPYFAQQIYEQQPPVSPQGEWNSSQYRALEGFVFAITPFNFTSIAGNLPTSPALMGNTVVWKPAGTAVYSGYFIMKVLMEAGLPDGVINFIPGQGAVMGDMVMDSPHLAGIHFTGSTGVFNHIWKYTAQNLENYKAYPRIVGETGGKDFIFAHPSADVTALAVAAFRGAYEFQGQKCSAASRIYVPESLYGEWLEQMKAMLADIKQGDVLDFGNYVNAVIDQHSFNNIKSYIEHAKAASDASIVAGGGYDDSKGFFIEPTIIKAEDPRYKSMQEEIFGPVLTVYVYKDSDFEKTLELCDNTSPYGLTGAVFSRDREATVKACNALRHAAGNFYINDKPTGAVVGQQPFGGARVSGTNDKAGSAQNLMRWTSARSIKENFVPPTNYKYPFLQS; translated from the coding sequence ATGTTTTTCAATGTTCCAGTACCCAGAAATGAACCGGTACTGCCCTACGCGCCCGGTTCCCCGGAAAGAGAGCTTTTGCAAAAGAAGCTGAAAGAGATGCACGGGCAGCAGGTCGAAATTCCCGCCATCATCGGTGGAAAAGAGATCTTCACCGGAAACACCGGCACCAACGTCTGCCCCCACGACCATCAGCACGTTTTGTGCACCTTCCACAAAGTTGGCAAACCAGAAATAGCCCAGGCCATCGACGCTGCCATGAAAGCACGCCGGATGTGGGAAGAAATGCCTTTCTACGACAGGGCTGCCATCTTCTTGAAAGCCGCCGAATTGCTGGCCACAAAATATCGTCCGGTGATAAATGCTGTCACCATGCTTGGCCAGAGTAAAAGCGCCCACCAGGCCGAGATTGACTCCGCCTGCGAACTGATAGATTTTTGGAGATTCAATCCCTATTTTGCCCAGCAAATCTATGAACAGCAGCCCCCAGTTTCCCCGCAGGGAGAGTGGAACAGCTCCCAATACCGCGCGCTGGAAGGCTTCGTCTTTGCCATCACGCCCTTCAACTTCACCTCCATCGCGGGCAACCTGCCCACCTCACCAGCCCTGATGGGCAACACTGTGGTTTGGAAACCCGCCGGAACCGCTGTCTATAGCGGATATTTCATCATGAAAGTGCTGATGGAAGCTGGACTGCCCGATGGCGTGATCAACTTCATCCCCGGCCAAGGCGCCGTGATGGGTGACATGGTGATGGATTCCCCACACCTCGCTGGCATCCATTTCACCGGTAGCACCGGAGTTTTCAACCACATTTGGAAATACACCGCCCAGAACCTGGAAAACTACAAAGCCTATCCCAGAATCGTGGGTGAAACCGGTGGAAAAGACTTCATCTTTGCTCATCCCTCCGCAGACGTCACCGCGCTCGCCGTGGCTGCTTTCCGTGGAGCCTATGAATTCCAAGGCCAAAAATGCAGCGCCGCCAGCCGTATTTACGTTCCGGAATCCCTCTATGGCGAATGGTTGGAACAGATGAAAGCCATGCTGGCAGACATCAAACAGGGCGACGTACTGGATTTTGGAAACTATGTGAACGCCGTCATCGACCAGCATAGCTTCAACAACATCAAATCCTACATCGAACACGCGAAAGCCGCCAGCGACGCTTCCATCGTTGCCGGTGGTGGCTATGATGATTCCAAGGGATTCTTCATCGAACCCACCATCATCAAAGCTGAAGACCCGCGCTACAAGAGCATGCAGGAAGAAATCTTCGGCCCCGTGCTCACCGTTTATGTCTATAAAGACAGCGATTTTGAGAAAACCCTCGAACTCTGCGACAACACTTCCCCCTACGGACTCACCGGTGCCGTTTTCTCACGCGATCGCGAAGCAACCGTCAAGGCTTGCAACGCTCTCAGACACGCCGCTGGAAACTTCTATATCAACGACAAACCCACCGGAGCCGTGGTTGGACAGCAGCCCTTTGGCGGTGCCAGAGTTTCTGGAACCAACGACAAGGCCGGAAGCGCCCAGAACCTCATGCGCTGGACCTCCGCCCGCTCCATCAAGGAAAACTTCGTGCCCCCCACGAACTACAAATATCCTTTCCTGCAATCCTAA